In one Lolium rigidum isolate FL_2022 chromosome 3, APGP_CSIRO_Lrig_0.1, whole genome shotgun sequence genomic region, the following are encoded:
- the LOC124696921 gene encoding F-box/LRR-repeat protein At3g26922-like, whose amino-acid sequence MGLEDILDIMYSCLPASPISSAAFLSAAISDEDGVEDRISALPNGLLRDVVSRLPVKDAARTNALCRRWRGLWRAIPLVLDDAHLLTEGPGVDWRAPAAAAVSRVLASHPGPFRCVRLLSNLIDESNKECLAEWLRLLGDKGVEDLTLVNRPWGFGVPARLPPSLLSCGASLRRLYLGVWFFPFTTGLPRSPDVFPHLRELGICHGIMQESDLEYLLACSPRLESFALITNYCLPDRVRIGSHSLRCVLLWHSMADEVAAIAAPHLQRLIVYCTHPTEAGRAFKVKIGYAPQLAVLGYLDTTHVLEIDNTIIKAGVTKVSPDAVVPSIKVLALKVRFRVAEEVRTLLSFLRCFPEVENLHVMASDNHTDHYDDPGEVKARDKLNSTFWQGVGPIKCVQSRVKKVVFDQFCGGTNQVGFLKMVLGRAVLLQKVIVLLADPDPITVSEATRKLSPLASKRMWANKTLRKISLEVRGRTSGPIWGYNQASDLSISDPFIS is encoded by the exons ACTGGACATCATGTACTCTTGCCTGCCGGCCTCCCCGATCTCCTCCGCCGCATTCCTCTCCGCCGCCATCTCCGACGAAGACGGCGTCGAGGACCGCATCAGCGCCCTCCCCAACGGCCTCCTGCGCGACGTCGTCTCCCGCCTCCCCGTCAAGGACGCCGCCCGCACCAACGCGCTCTGCCGGCGCTGGCGCGGCCTTTGGCGCGCCATCCCACTCGTCCTCGATGACGCCCACCTCCTCACGGAAGGCCCCGGCGTCGACTGgcgcgcccccgccgccgcggcgGTCTCCCGCGTCCTCGCTTCCCACCCGGGCCCCTTCCGCTGCGTCCGCCTCCTCAGCAACCTCATCGACGAGTCCAACAAGGAATGCCTCGCGGAGTGGCTCCGCCTCCTCGGCGACAAGGGCGTGGAGGACCTCACCCTCGTCAACCGCCCCTGGGGCTTCGGCGTGCCGGCGCGGCTTCCCCCGTCCCTCCTCTCCTGCGGCGCCTCGCTCCGCCGCCTCTACCTCGGCGTCTGGTTCTTCCCCTTCACCACCGGCCTCCCCCGCAGCCCCGACGTTTTCCCTCACCTCCGGGAGCTCGGCATCTGTCACGGCATCATGCAGGAGTCCGACCTGGAGTACCTGCTCGCTTGCAGCCCCAGGCTGGAGAGCTTTGCGCTCATCACCAACTACTGCTTGCCCGACCGCGTCCGCATCGGCAGCCACAGCCTCCGTTGCGTGCTGCTCTGGCATTCCATGGCGGACGAGGTCGCCGCCATTGCCGCCCCGCACCTGCAGCGCCTCATCGTTTACTGCACGCACCCCACTGAGGCTGGAAGGGCCTTCAAGGTCAAGATAGGCTATGCTCCTCAGCTCGCCGTGCTCGGCTACTTGGACACCACCCACGTGCTTGAGATTGACAACACCATCATCAAG GCTGGGGTGACAAAAGTTAGCCCAGATGCAGTGGTTCCAAGCATCAAGGTGTTAGCTCTGAAGGTGCGCTTCAGAGTCGCGGAGGAAGTGAGAACTTTGCTGAGTTTCTTGAGATGCTTCCCTGAAGTAGAGAACTTACACGTTATGGCT TCCGACAATCACACTGACCACTATGATGACCCGGGTGAAGTCAAGGCCAGGGACAAGCTCAATTCCACGTTCTGGCAGGGGGTCGGTCCGATCAAATGTGTGCAGTCACGTGTCAAGAAGGTGGTGTTTGATCAGTTCTGCGGGGGCACAAACCAGGTTGGGTTTCTGAAGATGGTTCTTGGGAGAGCGGTGTTGCTGCAGAAGGTGATAGTCCTGCTCGCTGACCCGGATCCTATCACGGTGAGTGAGGCCACGCGCAAACTGAGCCCGTTGGCTTCCAAGAGGATGTGGGCCAATAAGACCTTGCGCAAAATTTCCTTGGAGGTTCGTGGGCGCACATCAGGTCCTATTTGGGGGTACAACCAAGCATCTGATCTTTCTATCAGCGACCCATTTATTTCTTAA